The sequence below is a genomic window from Desulfobacterales bacterium.
TGGTAAAAATATACAAACAAACATCAAAAGGAAAAAAATTATCATGCGTATCACCGATGTAAAAGTTGAATTATTGCGTATGCCGCTGCCACGCCCGATGCAGTCGGGTTCTTCCAGCGGCAAAAAAGGCGGTCCGGTAAGTCATATCAACATGCCGGTTGTATTCATCACTACTGAAGACGGGACCCGGGGCATCGGGTATTCATGGAGCCTGCTGGGCGGTGCGACCGCCACCCGATGTATTCTTCAAGACGATTTTGCGCCGCTGCTGATGGACGAGAATGCCCTTGACCACGAACGCCTGTGGCTCAAGCTCTACAAGCGGCTGCAGACGGTCGGCCGCATTGGACTTGTCGCCCAGGCCATGGCAGCGGTAGATCTGGCCCTGTGGGATATCAAGGGAAAAATCGCCGGCCTGCCGGTATACAAGCTGCTGGGCGGCAGTCGGGAAAGTGCGCCGGTCTATGGCTCCGACGGCGGCTGGCTGTATATGAGCGTGCCTGAGATGCTGGCGGCTTTCGAGAGCTATCTTGCCCAGGGAATGATGGGCGTTAAAATGAAGATCGGCCATGAAGACCCAAAGAAAGACATTAGACGGGTAAGCGAAGTTCGTAAAGGGCTTGGCGACGATGTCTGGATTGCCGTTGACGCCAACCAGAAATGGGATCTGCCGACGGCCATGTGGGTT
It includes:
- a CDS encoding mandelate racemase/muconate lactonizing enzyme family protein, coding for MRITDVKVELLRMPLPRPMQSGSSSGKKGGPVSHINMPVVFITTEDGTRGIGYSWSLLGGATATRCILQDDFAPLLMDENALDHERLWLKLYKRLQTVGRIGLVAQAMAAVDLALWDIKGKIAGLPVYKLLGGSRESAPVYGSDGGWLYMSVPEMLAAFESYLAQGMMGVKMKIGHEDPKKDIRRVSEVRKGLGDDVWIAVDANQKWDLPTAMWVGRELEQLGVAWFEEPLLCEDIPGHAKLAAALDIPIAMGETLGSRFEFNAYLRADAVDILQPDIIRVGGITEMVKVVTLADVAQLPVAPHHMMESTIQVACGVMKSGPIEYMPWVAGAFAEPMKIENGRMLPPQKPGLGLEIPEEIVRRFRVE